The following DNA comes from Arcobacter cloacae.
TTGCAGCTTCTACAGCTGGAAAAAAATCATTCATTAAAACTCTTCCTCCAAAGACAGATTGGAATCCATCTCTAAAGGTTGTATCCATAATATCTATGTACTTTTTAGACATTTTAACCCTTTAGATTTTTATGATGTTGCACTGTGGCAACTATTGCAGCTATTTTTGCAGACTCTGATTTTACGTTATGGTTATGATTACTCATTGGAGGTACATTTACAACTTTTTTCTCTTCTTGTGGAAAAATCTTTGTTAATATTATTCCTTGAGCTTTTAGGATTAGTATCATTATTGCTAAAAATGCAAATACTACTCCCATCCCCAAAAACATAAACTTTATTGACTCTTCTATTAAGTTTATCTCTTCCATAAAGAAATCCTTTATTTTTAATAAATCACCAAGATGATTCAAACGGCGTAATTTTAGAGAAATTTGACAAAATCTTCTTCTTATTTAGTGCAATAAAAATTGTTTTATAGTGCTTATTTTATAGTTTATATTTGCTATAATGTGCTTATGAAAAAAGAAACACTACAAAAACGAACAAAAATAGCAAATGATATTATGTATTATATTTATACCCATATCGAAACACATATAGATATAGAAGAATTAAGTATTGATTTAGGGGTAAGTAAATTTCATATGCATAGAATTTTTAAAGAAGCATTTGGAAAAAATATTTATGAAAGTATAAAATCAATACGACTTCAAAAGGCTTCAAATTTACTTTTAACGAATAAATATTCAACTATTTCAAACATAGTAAATCAGTGTGGATATTCATCTTTATCCTCTTTTATTAAAATATTTAAAGAGAGATTTGAAATGAGTCCAAAAGAGTGGAAAAATGGTGGATATAAAGAGTATTCACATAAAATATTATTACAATCACAAAATGCAGTACAATCAACGGCAAAATTTGATTCAATTACACCAACGATTGTGAAAATGCCAGCAATAGAGAGTTTTTATATTAGAAATAAAGGTTATAACGAAAATATAAAAGAGACTTGGCAAAAACTTCAAACTTGGGTTCTTACAAATAATATTAATTCATATAAAAAAATAGCCCTTTTTCATGATAATCCAACTATCACACCTTTAAATGAGTGTCAATATATTGGATGTATAAAAGTAAATGATACAAAAGAGATAAAAAGTGATAGATTACCAAATTTCAAAATTGCTGAGGGTGTTTATGCAAAATTTGATTTAAAAGGAAAAACAGGAGATGTTTTACCTTTTATTCATTGGGTTTATCACGAATGGCTTCCAAAAAGTGAGTATGAAACAACTACAAAGCCATCTTATGCAATTTATGAAAAATTAGATTTTTTAGATGAAAATGCAGAATTTGAACTTAGTTTTTATGTTTCTATAAATTTTTAAAAAAAACTACTATAATTACAAAAAATTTATAAGTAAAAAGGTCAAAAATGTTTTTATTTCTAGGAGCAATTGTTGCAGGTTTTGCAATTCTTGTTTGGAGTGCAGATAAGTTTGTAGAGGGAGCTGCTTCAACAGCAAAACATCTTGGAATGCCAAGTTTGTTGATAGGTATTTTAATTGTTGGATTTGGTACGAGTGCACCTGAAATGGTGGTTTCAGCAATAGCAGCAATGGAAGGAAATCCTGGACTTGCACTTGGAAATGCAATAGGTTCAAATATTGTAAATATTGCTTTAATTTTAGGAGTTACTGCAATTGTTGCACCTATTACTGTAAATTCAAAAATAGTTAGAAAAGAGATACCTCTTTTATTATTAATCGTTTTATTTTCAGGATATTTACTTTTTGATAATACTTTAACATTTGTTGAAGGAGTTGTTCTTTTAGTTGGTTTCTTTAGTTTAATTGCTTGGTCTATTTATGCTGCAATTAAAGGTAAAGGTGATGCTTTAGAATCTGAAATGGATGATGAATTACTAGAACATGAAATGAGTTTAAAAGCTGGAGTTCTTTGGTTAATTATTGGGCTGGTTTTATTAATAGCAAGTTCTAGACTTCTTGTTTGGGGAGCTGTTGGAGTGGCTACTGAATTTGGAGTAAGTGATTTGATAATTGGTCTTACAATTGTAGCTCTTGGTACTTCTTTACCTGAATTAGCAGCTTCAGTTATAGCTGCAAGAAAAGGTGAGCATGATATTGCTATTGGAAATGTTGTTGGTTCTAATATGTTTAATATTCTAGCAGTTATAGGAATTGCAGTTGTAATTGCTCCTATGAATAATATCCCATTTGAAGTTTTACAAAGAGATTGGATAATAATGTTACTTTTAACAATAGCTCTTTTATTTATGGCTTATGGATTTAGAAATAAAGAGGGAAAAATTACAAGATTAGAAGGATTTATTCTTGTTATTTGTTATGTAGCATATAATACTTATTTAGGAATGACACTTACTGGAAATATATAAAATAAGGCTTTAAAGCCTTATTTTAAAAAGATTCCCATTCATCTTCGTTTTTTTGTGTAGGTTTTTTCTCTACTACTTTTTTTATTTCAGGTTTTACTGTTTTTTTTGGTTCAACAAATGAATGTTCAATAGTTTGTTTATTCTCTTTTTTTAAAGTTTTATTTGTTACTTCATTTTTCCCCGTAAACTCTTTTTTCATTGCATCTGCAACAATCTCTTTTGCAATAGTGTCTGTTTCTAAAGCTATCTCTTTTGTTTGTGAAGCAATTTGTGCATTTTGTTGAGTTTGTCTATCAAGTCCTGTTACAGCATCATTAATTTGTGTAATCCCTGCTTCTTGCTCTTTTGAAGCTCTTGCTATCTCTTCAATTGTTTGAGTAGTTTTTGTGATATTTTCAAGTAATTCTTCATAGCCTTGAATCATTTCATAACTAATTGATTTACCATGTTTAGCTTTATTAGTTGCATTTTCAACAATTGTTTTTATCTCTTTTGCCGCTTCTGCACTTCTACTTGCTAAATTTCTAACTTCTTGTGCAACAACAGCAAAACCTTTTCCAGCTTCTCCAGCAGTTGCTGCTTCAACAGCTGCATTTAATGAAAGAATATTTGTTTGGAATGCTATTTGATCAATTACACTTATTGCTTCGTTTATTAGATTAACTTGATTTGTAATATCATCCATTGCAGTTGTTGTACTTCTTGCTAATTCTTGACCTTTTTTAGCAGATGAGCTAACTTGTTCTGAATATTTAGCCATTTGAGCAACATTTGTTGCATTACTAATTACTGTTGAAGTTATCTCTTCTAATGCAGCTGCCGTTTCTTCAAGAGATGCTGCTGCTTGATTTGAACTAGTGTTTAATATCTCAACATTTTTAAGAAGTTTATCAGAACCATTATCTAAAGTTAGACCAATACTCAAAGATTGTTTTAGTAAATTAGAAATAACATCTCCTAAATCATTTATGATAATCGCAACTTTTGCATAAGGTTCTGGGAATCTTGCTGTAAAATCCTCTTTTTTAAATCTTTCAAGAACAGAAATTAATGTATTTAAGTCTCTTGCTATAGTGTGTTCTAAATAGTCTTGTAATTTATCAAGTAGAACTTTTAACTCTTTTAAACTTGGATTATCAGAATCTTTTTCTAATTTTGCAAGCATATTTCCTTTACTTAGTTCATTTACAAATCTTGTAACATCATTTACAAAATCATTATCTTTTTTAATTGAAGCTTCAGTTTTCACAATATTATCATTTATTATTTGTGCCATTTGACCAAATTCATCATTAGATGAGATTTCAATAATCGATGATTTTTTTGTTTCATTATTTATAAATGAGAAAAATCCAGTAATTCCATTTTTAACTTTTTCTAAAGAACTTATAATTAAATTTATTGAAAAAATTGTAAAAACTAATCCTATAGATGCAATTACTAAAAATACAACAATAGTTATAATAACAGATCTATCAGCAATTATAATAGAATCATTCATCATATCAAGTGAAAATTTAACTGTTCTATCTTTTTGTTCAGTCATTAATTTCCCAAATTCATTTGAAATAGGAACCATTTTATCAACTGTATTTTTGTATTGTAAAAGTAGATTTTTTTGAGTTTCTATATCTTGAGTAGTTTTTAATTTTGAAATTAATCCATCAAGTTCAATATAAATCTCTCTCCAGCTTTTATACGTATTACTTATTTTTTGTGCAGCTTTTTTACCTGCTTCTGTATTTCTAGGAATTGAACTGAAACTTTTCCAGTTTTCATCAATAATTTTCCAACTCTCTTCTCTTTGAGTAGATATTCTTGTAAGAGCATCTTTTAGGTTTGAATTTTCATCTAAAGTTAAAACTTCAAGAGTTTGAGCTCTAATAGCCATTCTTTCAGTGTTTAGATTTCCTAAACTTAAAAGTGCGGGAACTCTTTCTTCTCCAACTTTGTGCATATCATTAGACCAAGTTTTAGCATTGTCAAACGCAATAAATCCAATAACTGCTAAACCAAAAAGTAAAATACCAGACAAAAGACGCAATCTATTTTTTACAGACACAGTAACCCCTTTTTTATAAAAAATTGTATTATTATATGATTAAATCCCTTAAAATGGTAATATTTATTATATTTTAGAATATATTTAATATAATAATTTTTTACTAAAAGGAATAATTTTTGAATAACTTAATTTCAAATACAAATGTAGATAATTTTTATAATCATCTCATAAATTCACTTTTAAAATCTAAGTCATTTATTTTTAATGTGGCTTTTATAAATTTTTCAGGAATTCAACTTTTATTGGAAGTTTTTTCAAAATTAGAAAATAAAAATATAAAAGGAAAAATTTTAACTTCCACATATTTAAATTTTACTCAAATAAAAGCCCTTGAAAAACTAAAAGAATTTTCAAATATAGAGCTAAAAATTTATGATTGTAATCAAACAAATATAGGCTTTCATCCTAAATCTTATATTTTTGAATTTGATGATTTTTATGAAGTAATGGTTGGTTCTTCAAATATTACAGCAAGTGCTTTTAAAACAAATATAGAATGGAATGTAAAAACAACTTTGAAAAAAGATGATGAATATTTAATAAATATTTTAAATGAATTTAATAATTTATGGAAAGAGTCATTTGAAGCAGATGAAGATTTTTTAGAAAAATATTCAAAATTCATAGAAAATCAAAAAAAAGAGTTTTCCCACACTTTTTTGTATAAACAAAATATAAAAACAAATTTTATGCAAAAAAATGCCTTAGAAAAACTAGAAATTTTAAGGCAAAAAAATCAAACAAAAGCTTTGATAATTGCAGCAACAGGAAGTGGAAAAACATATCTTAGTGCTTTTGATGTAAAAAACTTCAAAGCAAAAAAAATGCTTTTTTTGGTTCATAGGGAAAATATTTTAATAAGTGCAAAACAGAGTTTTGAAAATATTATAGAAAACAGAACTTTTGGATTATTTACAGGAAATAAAAAAGAGAAAAGTAAAGATTATATTTTTTCAACTATTCAAACAATGAGTTTGTATTTTGAAGAGTTTAAAAAAGATGAGTTTGAATATATCATCATTGATGAAGCCCATCACTCTACAAGTCCTACTTACAAAAAAGTGATAGATTATTTTAAACCAAAATTTTTATTAGGATTAACAGCCACATCAAATAGAATGGATGGAAACTCTATTTATGAAATTTTTGATGAAAATATTGCTTGTGATATAAGACTAAATGATGCTTTAGAACATAATTTGATAGCTCCTTTTCACTATTTTGGAATAAGTGATATAAAATCTATTGATTATGAAAATGTTGATTTAACTAAAATTGATGTTTTAGCCAAACTTTTAAGTGTAAATAAAAGAGTAGATTACATAATAGAACAGATGAATTTTTACTCTTTTACAGGCGTTAAAAGAAAAGCCATTGGATTTTGTGTTTCAAAAGAACATGGAAGTTATATGAGTGAAGAATTCAATAAAAGAGGCATAAACTCAGCTTTTTTATCAAGTGAAGATAGTGTTGCTACTAGAATTAAATTAATAGAAAAGCTAGAAGATTATAATGATACTTTAGAAGTGATTTTTACTGTTGATATTTTTAATGAAGGAGTTGATATTCCCTCAATTAATACAGTTTTGTTTTTACGACCTACAAATTCACCAATAGTTTTTATTCAACAACTTGGACGTGGTCTGCGAAAACATAAAAACAAAGAGTTTTTAACAGTTCTTGATTTTATAGGAAATTATAAAAAAGCCTATTTGATAGCTCTTGCACTTGCTGGAAATAAAGCCATAGATAAAGATAGTTTAAAACTTTTCTTATCAAACAACTTTGCAAATTTTAAAAATGCACATATTTGTATGGATGAAATCTCAAAACAAAGAATTTTGGAGCAAATAGAAAAAGAGAATTTTAATAGTTTAAAATATCTAAAAGAGCAATATTTTGAATTTAAAGCATTATTAAACAATAAAATCCCAAAACTGGTCGATTTTTTACAGTTTAATGATGTGATAAATCCAATAAAATTTATAGATGAGAGTTATTCTTATATTGAGTTTTTGGCAAAAACTGAAAATAAAAGTGAATTAAAAGAGTTGATTTTAAATCAAGAATTTATAAAAGCTATAAGATTTATAGAAAATTTACTTCCAATAAAAAGAGTTTATGAATTTGTGATTTTAAAATATCTTTTAGAGAATGATTTTTGTGATGAAAATATTGCTTTTATAATTTTAGATAAATATTTGAATAGAGTTGATAAAGATACAATAAATCATAGTTTTTCTTTTTTGAATCAGGATTTTTTGGATTCAGGACAAACAAGTAGATATTTAAAATTAGTTGATTTTGATGGGAAAAAAATAATAAAAACCCAAAAGTTTTCGAAGCTTTTAAAAAACGAAAAATATAAAGAGATTTTTGAAGATAGCTTAAATTATGGAATTTATCTTTATGAAGAAGAGTTTGGAAGTTTTGATTTTGGAAAACCATTTTTAAAACTTTATGGAAAATATAATATGTTAAATATCGCACAACTATGTAATTTTCCAAAAATTCATAGTTCATTTAGAGGAAGTGGATTTTTAAAATATGAAAATGATTTCTTTTTATTTATAAATTTAGAAAAAGAGAAATTCTCAAAATCTGCAAATTATTCTAATACCTTTTTATCAAAAGAAGTTTTTACATATCAAAGTAAACCAAGTCATACACAAATTAGCCAAGATGGAAAAAAGCTTTGTAAAAATAAAGATTTTGGCGTAAAACTTCATATTTTTATGAGAAAATTTACGCAAGTTGATAAAAAAACACAAGATTTTATATATTTAGGATTAGCTAATACGGTTTATTATGAGGGTAATAAGCCAATTAGTTTACATTTAAAGTTGGAAAAATCTTTAGATGATGAACTATATTTTGAATTTACAAAATTTGTATAAAATAATTTATCTCTATTTTATTTAACTTCGATAATATTCGCAAAAAATTGCGTGTTATTAGGAAATGAAAGTGGAAAATGAGCATAAAAAGAGTTTTGTTGAAAAAACATTTTTAAAAGTAAGCAGTATAGATAGGGTTTTAGAAGATAGAATAGATTTTATTTTGTTAAGAATTATAACTATGCTTAAATATTTTTTTATTTTAGCAATGATTTTGTATTTAGCTATTTGTATAATGAGCCTTTCTCATAAAATAATCTCTTTTACTCTTGCTCAAGGTGCTTTGGATTTTGCTTCAATTAAAAATATATTGACAGATGGTTTATTTACTTTAATTGTTATTGCCATTGTTAAAACACTTTTTATTAAAAATGGTTTTGATTATGCTTTAACTTTTTTAGAAATAGCATTTGTTGTAATTATTAGAAAACTTATTTTATTAGAAACAATTCCTTCCGAAACCGATTTATTGATTGCATTAGGAGTAACCTCTTCTTTGTTTTTTATATTAATAATTTATATACATAATCTAAAAAGAAAATGGCTAAAAGAGGATAAATAATAATTACTGATTTAGAGGAATTATTATTTTAAACTCAGCTCCTTTGCATTTATTATTGTTATAAATATACTCTTTATTAGAAACTAAAAGTTCCCCATGCATATGTTTTTTTATAATTTCTAAAGACATATAAAGTCCAATTCCTGTTCCTTGGCTTTTATGTTTAGTAGTAAAATAAGGCTCGAATATTCTATTTATTATCTCTTCTTTAATCCCACCTGCATTATCTTTTATGGTTAAAATTAGATTTTCATTCTCTTTATAAGAGTTTATAAAAATGTATTTATCACTATCTTTTAAAGTTTCAAAAGCATCAATTGCATTGTTGATAATATTTAATATAACTTGAATAAATTCGTTTTTAAGACCTAAAACAGTTATTTCATCTTTTGATTTAATAATTTGAATATCTCTATTTTTTAATTTACTAGTTACAAGACTTAATGCTTTATTTATTGCTTCATTTACATCAAAAGAGATAACTTCTTTATCGTTACTAAAAAAATTTCTGAAATCATCAATAGTATTTGATAAGTGTTGAGAAGAATTATTTATGATTTCCATAGTTTCATAAAATTCACTATCACTTAGTAAGTTTAAATCTTTTTTTAATTTAGCTCCTGTTGCAACAGTTGAAATTACAGATAGTGGTTGTCTCCATTGATGAGCAATATTTTCAATCATCTCTCCCATAGCTGCCATTTTTGATTGTTGATTTAAAATAGTCTCTTTTTGGATTAATTCTCTAGTTTTTTTCTCAACTAAATTTTCAAGATTTTTATTCATTTCACTTAGTTGTTTAGTTTTCTCTTCTACTTTTATCTTTAGAGTTCGATTTAGATTTTTTAATGTAAAGTTTCTATATATAAAAGCTAATAAAATTATAAAAATAGCTAATGTTATTTTCCAAAAAACATCATAATCAAAACTAGTTTGAAATTGAACATTATTCCATTTATTAATTATTGTATTTAACTCATTGTATGAAACAGATGATATAGCTTTATTTAGAATTGATTCTAAAATAGGGTAATCATCTCTTATCATAAATTTAAGACTAAAATTTAATCCTGTATTTCCTGAAACTTTTAAATCATCAAAGCCATATTTTAAAATATTATAAAGTAACACAGGTTGAATATCTATAAAAGCATAAACCTTATTTTTAGAAACTAATTCTAAACCTTCCTTTACACTGTTAACTGGAATAAGAGTTATTTCAGGATGATTATTTTTTAGTATATTATGTGCAGTAAAATTATTTCCAATAGCAATCTTTTTATTTTTTATAAAAGAGATATTTTCTATAAAATTTTCATCTTTTTTTGTCACAATTGAAATAGGAAAATTTGCATACTCTTTTGAAAAAATTGAAAACTCTTTTCTTTGAGGAGTATCTGCTGTACTATAAATTAAATCTGTCTCTTTATTTTTTATACTTTCAATTTGTTGATTAAAAGTTTCAAAAAATATATTTTCTATTTGTAAATCTAATTTTTTAGAGATTAAATTCCAATATTCAGATGAAATTCCAATGGCTTCATTATTTTTTGATTTAAAAGTAAATGGTTCCCAAGCATTTGAAATAGATACTTTTATTTTATTATTTTTAATAAATTCTATCTCTTCAGAAGTTAAGTTTATTTGGTATTTGAAGTTTTGGTAATAGTGTTCATTTTCGTTTAAAATCCATTTTTTCTCAACGCTTAAAAGTTCATTTATTGGAATCTTTAAAAATCCTTTACTAAAAATTTCAGCTTTTTCTTTACTTGAAGTTATTGCTTGTACTTTTGTTTTTTTAACTAATTTATTTAAAGGTTTTATTAGATGAAATTGATTATTTTGAACTGTATAGTATTCAAAGCCAAGTTTGTCTTCATAGATTAAATCAATCTCTTGATTTTTTAAAGCTTCAATAATATCTTTATAATCTTCATAAACTTTCACAGTTGCTGTAGGTAAATTTTCTAAAATCAACTCTTTATAAGCATTACTAATTAATCCTATTTTTAAATTGGTAGTAAGTTCAAAAGGAGTGAGATTTTTAGTAAGCACGAAAAAAGAACTGCTCGTTTCATAAAAAAAATCAGAATCAATCATCCAATTTTCATAAACATTTGTTCCTAAAAAAAAATCTACTTTTTCTTCTTTTGCTAAATTAATAGCTTCATCCCAAAGTTGTCCATCAACAAATTCGATTTTATAATTATTATATTTAGCCCAAAGTTTCCAAATATCAATATATAGCCCAGCCTCTTTTTCTTCTTGTTTATATGAAAAAGGAGCATAATTAGGATCATAAGAAACTTTAAAAATGGGCTCTTTTGTATGAGCATTAATAATTAGTAAAAAGAGAATAAAAAGTAGTTTCATTTTAGCCTAATAAAAAAATAATTTAAAATTATATTGAGAAATCATTATATCAAAGAATTATTAAATTTTATTAAGCTTTTAATAATCTAATCTATAACCAACCCCTGAAGTATTTATTATGGAATCTTTGCCTATTTTCTTTCTAAGTTTATTTAAAAGATTTTTCAAAGCAGAATCTGTAGCTTCAAATTCATCTTCCCATAAATAACCTTTTAATTCTTCACTTGAGACAATTCTATTACTGTTTTTTATTAAGAAATCTAAAAGAGTTAGCTCTTTTGAAGTTAAAGATAATTCTTCATTTTTTGTTGTATCTAGTAATTTTTTGTGAAGCACATTATAATTTATGTTATTTTTGAAAGAAATTATATATCTTGAGTTATCTAAAATTTCATCAACACATTTATTTAACGCTTGATGTAAACTTTTAAAATCAATAGGTTTTGTAAGATAGTCTATCAATTTTAATTTAGTTGCTTCAAGTAAAAAGTTTTTGTCAGTATAAGCACTAAGAATTATTACAGGAATTTTTTTGTCTATTTGTCTTATTTCTTTAATAAAATCTATTCCTGATTTATCAGGTAAATTAATATCTGATAATATAATATCAATTCTTTTTTCAAGTAATATTTTTTTTGCAGATACTATATCTTCCGCATCAAATATATTATCACTAAATAACAATAGTGTTTTTTTTACATTTAATTTGATGTTTTCTTCATCTTCTATGTAAAGGATATTTAATTTTTTTAAAATATTTACGTATTGATTAGTAATTGACATTAGGTAACTCTTGAATCAGATTTTTTTTATGATATAATAAATAAGCTTAGGATTTATTAATCAATTTAAAAATAATAAATAATGATATTTAATTTCAGATTAAGTAAAAGTTTTGTAAAGTAATGAATAAAATTATTTTAAATAGTCTTTAAAAATAAAATAAGTGGAGTTAAAATGTATAAGACAAAAATATTAAAATTTGCGTGTATTTCAGTATTGGCTAGTTCATTCTTGCATGCATCGAGTTTAAAAGAGAGTGTTGAAAAAGTACTATCTACTAATCCAGAAGTAATTTCACAAAAAAGTAATCAAGAAGCTTTTAAAAAATATATAGATGAAAGAAAAGCAAATTACTTGCCTAGAATAGATATAGATGGAAGAATTGAAAAGAGTAATTCTGATAAAAAATATGATAGACAAACTCCACCTAGTATTGTAAATGGTTCAGATCAAGAAGATGGATATAATTTTGGAATTGCATTAAATCAAATGCTTTATGATGGTGATTTAACTCCAAGTCAAGTAAGAGAAGCTAAACATAATGATTTAGCAAATAAGTTTAGAACTGAAAATATTATTGAAAATGTAGTTTATGAAACAATTTTTGCATATCTTGGATTAGTTCAATATGATGAAACACTTGCTTTGACAGCTGATATGATTTCAACTAATGAAGAAAATTTACAAATTGCAAAAGAAAAAGAGTCTATAAGTGGTGAAGTTTTAGAAACTTATGAAGTTGATTCAAAATTGAGTTTCGTAAAAGAGAAATATTTAGAAGAAAAAGATTTAAAGAGTTCAAGAATCAGTACATTTAAAAGATATGTAGGAATTGAACCATCAGGAAATGAGTGTAGACCTAAAATGGATTTATCAAAAATTCCAGATAATTTACAACAATTAATTGAGCTTGCAGTTTTAAGAAATAATGAAATTCAAGAACAAATTGAAAGAATAAAAGCACAAAGAGAGAAAATAGCTCAAGCTGATTCTAAATTTTTACCAAATTTAAATTTAGAATTGAAAGCATTAACAGATAATGATTTAGCATTAAATGAAAATGGAAAAGAAAATCAAGTTTTTGGAAGAATAAATCTTGCTTGGAATTTATATAATGGTGGTGGAGATTATGCAGTTTCTCAACAAGAAGCACTATTTTTAAAAGAACAGAAAGAGAGACTAGATGCAATAACAAATAAAGTTGTTGAGTCAATGAAAGTAAATTATCAAAGATTTCTGAAAAATCAGGAAAGAATAGATGTTCTTAAAAATTATGTTGTAGCAAATGAAAACATAGTTGAAGTATACAAAAGTGAATTTGAATCAGGAACTAGAACTTTTGTTGATATTTTAGATGCACAAACAGTTTTATATGAAGCTAAAAAAAGCTTAGTAAATAGAGAATTTGAGTTGTATAGAAATTATTATGATATGTTACTGTCTTTATCTATGTTGTCTGATACAGTATTGGATCCTAAAAATGATGTTTGTTCTGATAGTAAAGCTTTAGCAAGTGTTGTTTCAGAGCAAAAAGAGTATCAAAAAAGTGAAAATACTAGTGAATTGAAAGCTTTATTAGGGGATGAACCAACTCCTATAAAAGAAGAGTTAAAAGAAGATTTGATTGTGGAGGAAAGAGAAGTTGTCTCTGTTCCAAAATCTGAATACAAATCATTTTTGGAAGCACCTGAAGGATACTATACTATAAATATTACTACAACTGAAGGTTTAGATTCAGCAAAAAGATTTGTTAATATGAATTCTTTAAATTCAAATGATTCTTATGTATATCCTTTTGGTCCTGAAATGAAAAGTGCTAAGGTAATTTATGGTATATTCGAATCAGTAAAAGAGGCGTCTTTAGCTTTAGAAAACTTGCCAGCTTCTGTAAAAGCAAATAAGCCTTATATAGATAACATATCAAAACATCAGAAGTTATATTCTAAGTATAATAAATAAGGTTTCAAAAAGGTAGATATTGGAAAATAATGATTCTAATTTAATAGAAAATGAAACGTTAGGTGACTTAAAAGATAGAAGAAAAGTAGATGACTTATTAGGTTGTCTACTTTTTTTATCAAAATATCACAATAGAGAAACGTCTGCTGAATCTCTTACTTTTGGCTTGCCAATACATAAAACATCAATGAACATATCAATGTTTCATCAAGCATCTTCAAGAATAGGATTAGTTACAAAAACTGTCAAAAGAGAGAAGATAAAAGATATAACTAAACTTGCGCTACCTTCTGTATTAATCTTAGATAAAAGAAGAGCTTGTGTATTACTAGATTATGACCTAAAAAAAGGTATTGCACAAGTAATAATCCCTGGGTTGATTTCTGGTGAAACCATAATGACTATAGAGAAATTAGAGAGTGAATATACTGGTGAAGTAATAATAATTAAACCTGAATATAATTTTAATAATAGAATAGAAAAGGAAGTAGTAGTTGATAATCCAAAAGAGTGGTTTTGGGGGACATTAAAAAGAAATGCAGGTATCTATAAACAAGTTGTAGTTGTTTCTTTATTTATAAATATTTTTATTTTA
Coding sequences within:
- a CDS encoding TolC family protein; its protein translation is MYKTKILKFACISVLASSFLHASSLKESVEKVLSTNPEVISQKSNQEAFKKYIDERKANYLPRIDIDGRIEKSNSDKKYDRQTPPSIVNGSDQEDGYNFGIALNQMLYDGDLTPSQVREAKHNDLANKFRTENIIENVVYETIFAYLGLVQYDETLALTADMISTNEENLQIAKEKESISGEVLETYEVDSKLSFVKEKYLEEKDLKSSRISTFKRYVGIEPSGNECRPKMDLSKIPDNLQQLIELAVLRNNEIQEQIERIKAQREKIAQADSKFLPNLNLELKALTDNDLALNENGKENQVFGRINLAWNLYNGGGDYAVSQQEALFLKEQKERLDAITNKVVESMKVNYQRFLKNQERIDVLKNYVVANENIVEVYKSEFESGTRTFVDILDAQTVLYEAKKSLVNREFELYRNYYDMLLSLSMLSDTVLDPKNDVCSDSKALASVVSEQKEYQKSENTSELKALLGDEPTPIKEELKEDLIVEEREVVSVPKSEYKSFLEAPEGYYTINITTTEGLDSAKRFVNMNSLNSNDSYVYPFGPEMKSAKVIYGIFESVKEASLALENLPASVKANKPYIDNISKHQKLYSKYNK